The genomic window TCAGGAGGAAATGAAATTATGATTAAATTAGCTAAACGGATGAATGGCTTAGCAGTAATGGGAGCAATTGCATTTATGATTATCCAAGTAATCAGTGATCTTTACTTACCCAATCTAACTGCCGATATCATAGACAACGGGATAGCAACGGGTGATATTGACTATATTGTCTCAGTAGGAATTAAGATGCTTGGATTCTCATTGTTAGGAGTAACCGCAGCAACGGGGAATGTTTATTTGGCATCGCAACAATCACAGCTACTGGGCAAAAATATTCGAAGCAGTGTCTTTAAAAAAGTATCGTATTTTTCTAATGATGCAATCGATGAGATTGGTACTTCTTCCCTTATTACAAGAACAACAAATGATGTCGTACAAATTCAAATGGTTGTTATGATGGCTTTAAGAATGATGATACAAGCTCCAATTATGCTAGTTGGAGCAGGAATTATGGCTTATACTAGAGAACCAAAATTAGCGAGTATCTTTTTATTTGTTCTGCCAGTTTTAGCTATTTTTATGGCGACAATTATGTATTTTGCAGTTCCTTATTTCAAGAAAATGCAAAGCAAAACAGACCGATTAAACTTAGTGTTTCGCGAAGGATTAACAGGTATTCGTGTTATTCGAGCATTCAATCGCAACGAATCAGAAACTAAACGCTTTGATGAAGCGAATAAAGATTTTGCGAATACATCGATTAAAGCCAATACCATTATAAGTTTTTTATTACCAGTCATGACTCTAATTATCAGTGCAACAAACATTTTAATTATCTGGTTTGGTGGTCAGTATATCGGTGAGGGCATGATGGAAGTTGGTAATCTGATTACCTTTATGACGTATGCATTTCAAATATTAATAAGTTTCATGATGCTTGCGATGATTTTTATTTTTATTCCTAGAGCACAAGTGTCTGCTGCTCGTATTAATAAAGTTTTAGCGACAGAAAGTATTATCAAAGACCCAGAAAAACCAATTAAAGTAAATAGAGCCGATAAAGGTACTATAGCTCTTGAACAGGTTAATTTTCGTTATACTGGAGCCGAACAATTAGCTCTTGAAAACATTAATTTTAAGGGTGCTAAAGGTGAAATGGTAGCTATTATTGGTGGAACTGGTTCAGGTAAATCAACTTTAGCGAACTTGATTGCACGTTTTTATGACGTTGAATCAGGCAGCATTAAAATCAATGGCGTAGATATACGCGATACGACTCAAAAAGACTTACGTAGTATGATGGGATATGCTCCTCAAAAAGCTCTTTTATTTACTGGAACAATTCGCTCAAATATGCAATACGGAAATCCTGATGCAACAGATGAGGAGATTTGGCACGCATTAGAAGTAGCACAAGCGAAAGAATTTGTTTCAGAATTATCAAGTGGATTAGATAGCCATGTTGAACAAGGGGGAAGCAATTTCTCTGGTGGCCAAAAACAACGTTTGAGTATTGCTCGCGCGCTAGTTTCTAAAGGAGATATGCTTATTTTTGATGATTCTTTTTCTGCTTTAGATTTTAAAACAGATGCAACATTGAGAAAAGCGTTGATTGGAGAAGCAAAAGACTCGGTTGTCGTTATTATTGCACAAAGAATCAGTACGGTAATGAACGCTGACACAATTTTAGTAATGGAAGCCGGCCAAGTAGTTGGAAAAGGGACCCACGAGGAATTGAAAGCAACAAATGAAACTTATCAAGAAATCATGAACTCACAAATGAGAGAGGAGGAACTTTAATGAGAAATTCAGGGCCAAAAGGTCAAGTACCTAAAGCGAAAAACTTCTGGGGTACGCTAAAAAGATTACTTGGCTACATGTCTAGTCGGATGCTTGCAATCGGTTTAGTTTTTGTCTTAGCCATTGTAGGAACAGTTTTACAAACGAGAACACCAAAAATTTTAGGAGAAGCTACGACTGAAATATTTAAAGGTGTCATGGCCGGCATGAAAATGGAAGAAGCGGGCCAAGTTGTTGAAAATCTGCCAATTGATTTTGATATTATCAAAAACGTCTTATTTACGGTTGCTCTTTT from Carnobacterium iners includes these protein-coding regions:
- a CDS encoding ABC transporter ATP-binding protein, producing MIKLAKRMNGLAVMGAIAFMIIQVISDLYLPNLTADIIDNGIATGDIDYIVSVGIKMLGFSLLGVTAATGNVYLASQQSQLLGKNIRSSVFKKVSYFSNDAIDEIGTSSLITRTTNDVVQIQMVVMMALRMMIQAPIMLVGAGIMAYTREPKLASIFLFVLPVLAIFMATIMYFAVPYFKKMQSKTDRLNLVFREGLTGIRVIRAFNRNESETKRFDEANKDFANTSIKANTIISFLLPVMTLIISATNILIIWFGGQYIGEGMMEVGNLITFMTYAFQILISFMMLAMIFIFIPRAQVSAARINKVLATESIIKDPEKPIKVNRADKGTIALEQVNFRYTGAEQLALENINFKGAKGEMVAIIGGTGSGKSTLANLIARFYDVESGSIKINGVDIRDTTQKDLRSMMGYAPQKALLFTGTIRSNMQYGNPDATDEEIWHALEVAQAKEFVSELSSGLDSHVEQGGSNFSGGQKQRLSIARALVSKGDMLIFDDSFSALDFKTDATLRKALIGEAKDSVVVIIAQRISTVMNADTILVMEAGQVVGKGTHEELKATNETYQEIMNSQMREEEL